In Deltaproteobacteria bacterium, a genomic segment contains:
- a CDS encoding MarR family transcriptional regulator, with protein sequence MAGRKSRSYTVNDVRFVKENYATMTASQIAEQLGISKFQVSKIVSELRQYIDLPKKTITRINPILQFLEEEGIKPIPKEKKTKQGKK encoded by the coding sequence ATGGCCGGAAGAAAAAGCAGATCGTACACAGTGAATGACGTCAGATTCGTCAAAGAAAATTATGCTACCATGACCGCCTCTCAAATTGCGGAACAACTTGGCATAAGCAAATTTCAGGTATCCAAAATAGTCAGTGAACTTCGTCAATATATCGATCTTCCCAAAAAAACGATCACGAGGATCAACCCCATTCTCCAGTTTCTGGAGGAAGAGGGAATCAAGCCCATTCCCAAGGAAAAAAAGACAAAACAAGGGAAAAAATAA
- the gatB gene encoding Asp-tRNA(Asn)/Glu-tRNA(Gln) amidotransferase subunit GatB — protein sequence MDFEPVIGLEVHIQLKTASKIFCGCTTQFGASPNSHTCPVCLGMPGVLPVLNRSVVDFALSMALATNCRVNPRSVFARKHYFYPDLPKGYQISQYEEPLAEHGWIEIEGAHGPKRIGITRIHLEEDAGKLIHDEHRPVSFVDLNRTGVPLIEIVSEPEINSPEEAADYLRKIRELVRYLDISDGNMEEGSLRCDANISLRPVGSKTFGVKSELKNMNSFKNVQKALEFEIRRQTTLLLNGQKVVQETRLWDVTRAVTISMRGKEEAHDYRYFPEPDLVPVRVDAEWIERIRSTIPELPDDKRRRFIQSYGIPPYDAGVLTSSRAIAEYFETCVSLFPKPKTVSNWIMVELLRLLNEDAREIEDCPVSPAGLAELLELVESDKISGKMAKEILEEAYRSGDSPRKIVEMRGLSQVSDDTALREVVRKVIEDHPQEVEKYRSGKTKVLGFLVGQAMKETRGAANPKILNALFIEMLS from the coding sequence ATGGATTTCGAACCGGTCATCGGCCTTGAGGTCCATATCCAACTAAAGACCGCAAGCAAGATCTTCTGCGGGTGTACAACACAATTCGGGGCATCTCCCAACTCCCATACCTGTCCTGTTTGCCTCGGCATGCCCGGGGTCCTGCCTGTCCTCAACCGATCCGTCGTGGATTTCGCCCTCTCTATGGCCCTTGCAACAAACTGCCGCGTCAATCCGAGAAGCGTTTTTGCCCGCAAACATTATTTCTATCCCGATCTCCCCAAGGGATACCAGATATCCCAATACGAGGAACCTCTGGCTGAGCACGGCTGGATAGAGATCGAGGGCGCCCACGGACCAAAAAGGATCGGCATCACGCGCATCCACCTGGAAGAGGACGCAGGGAAGCTCATCCACGATGAGCATCGTCCCGTGAGCTTCGTGGACCTCAACCGGACCGGTGTCCCATTGATCGAGATCGTGAGTGAACCTGAGATAAACTCACCCGAAGAGGCGGCTGATTACCTGAGAAAGATCCGGGAACTGGTGCGCTACCTGGACATCAGCGACGGCAACATGGAGGAGGGAAGCCTCCGCTGCGATGCGAACATCTCGCTGCGACCCGTGGGATCCAAGACATTCGGGGTCAAATCCGAACTCAAGAACATGAATTCGTTCAAAAACGTCCAGAAGGCCCTCGAGTTCGAGATCCGCCGACAAACCACCCTCCTCCTCAACGGCCAGAAGGTGGTCCAGGAGACCCGGCTCTGGGACGTCACACGCGCTGTCACCATATCCATGCGGGGAAAGGAGGAGGCCCATGACTACCGCTATTTCCCCGAGCCGGACCTGGTCCCTGTTCGGGTTGATGCGGAATGGATCGAACGCATACGATCCACGATTCCCGAACTCCCGGACGACAAAAGACGCCGTTTTATCCAAAGCTACGGCATCCCCCCCTATGATGCCGGAGTCCTCACGAGTTCCCGCGCAATCGCTGAATACTTCGAGACATGCGTTTCCCTCTTTCCCAAGCCCAAGACCGTCAGCAACTGGATCATGGTGGAACTCCTTCGGCTCCTGAATGAAGACGCACGCGAAATCGAGGACTGTCCTGTCTCTCCTGCCGGATTGGCGGAACTGCTCGAACTCGTAGAATCGGACAAGATCAGCGGAAAGATGGCCAAGGAGATCCTCGAGGAGGCATACCGGTCGGGTGATTCCCCAAGAAAGATCGTCGAGATGCGGGGACTTTCCCAGGTAAGTGACGACACGGCCTTGCGGGAGGTCGTAAGAAAGGTCATCGAGGATCACCCGCAGGAGGTGGAAAAATACCGCTCGGGAAAGACGAAGGTCCTCGGATTTCTCGTGGGACAGGCCATGAAAGAGACCAGGGGCGCGGCAAACCCCAAGATCCTGAACGCGCTCTTCATCGAGATGCTCTCATGA
- the mtnA gene encoding S-methyl-5-thioribose-1-phosphate isomerase, which yields MTCPDEARPLDLLESEGKSRITPLAWSGRRLHLLDQRRLPFEETWISYDTAGDVAQAIRDMVVRGAPAIGITAAFAMVLSVKKAVSSPQAQGVSFDFENCEKDAEALRSCRPTAVNLAWAVDRMLRAVSGAVGRPAPEITALCESEAMAIWMEDIRANLNMGRLGVDLIPNEGGVLTHCNAGALATGGYGTALGVIRAAVTQGKRISVFADETRPWLQGSRLTAWELAQDRIPVTLIADSAAAALMARGEIQAVIVGADRIAANGDVANKIGTYGLACLARAHSIPFYVAAPCSTIDLATASGDLIPIEERDPSEITRCVGLSVAPEGVQARNPVFDVTPAHLISAIITERAVLTPPYETAIPSLFKRP from the coding sequence ATGACTTGTCCGGACGAGGCCAGACCCCTCGACCTCCTCGAATCAGAAGGGAAAAGTAGGATCACGCCCCTTGCATGGAGCGGAAGGCGCCTGCATCTTCTGGATCAGAGGCGTCTTCCTTTTGAAGAGACATGGATTTCGTACGATACAGCAGGGGATGTGGCGCAGGCCATTCGGGATATGGTCGTTCGGGGGGCCCCGGCCATAGGGATCACAGCCGCATTCGCAATGGTCCTCTCTGTCAAAAAGGCCGTTTCATCGCCCCAGGCCCAAGGGGTTTCCTTTGATTTCGAAAATTGCGAAAAAGATGCCGAAGCCCTTCGATCCTGCCGCCCGACGGCGGTCAACCTGGCCTGGGCCGTGGACCGCATGCTACGGGCCGTATCAGGGGCGGTCGGCAGACCGGCTCCCGAGATAACTGCCCTATGTGAATCCGAGGCCATGGCCATCTGGATGGAAGACATACGGGCAAACCTCAACATGGGACGACTGGGGGTCGATCTCATCCCCAATGAAGGGGGCGTACTCACCCATTGCAATGCAGGGGCGCTTGCGACTGGGGGATACGGCACTGCCCTCGGGGTCATCCGGGCCGCTGTCACCCAAGGGAAAAGGATCTCGGTCTTTGCCGACGAGACACGTCCATGGCTTCAGGGCTCACGGTTGACCGCATGGGAGCTCGCTCAGGACCGTATCCCGGTCACGCTTATAGCCGATTCGGCCGCTGCCGCCCTCATGGCGCGGGGAGAGATACAGGCAGTAATCGTGGGTGCGGACCGGATCGCAGCAAACGGCGACGTAGCAAACAAAATTGGGACCTACGGACTTGCCTGTCTTGCCAGGGCGCACTCGATCCCCTTTTATGTCGCAGCCCCCTGCTCGACAATCGACCTGGCTACCGCCTCCGGGGATCTCATCCCCATTGAGGAACGGGATCCATCGGAGATCACCCGCTGCGTCGGCTTGTCCGTGGCCCCAGAAGGTGTACAGGCGAGAAATCCGGTCTTTGATGTCACACCGGCGCATCTTATCAGCGCCATCATCACGGAGCGGGCCGTCCTCACCCCACCGTACGAAACGGCCATCCCTTCCCTGTTCAAAAGGCCCTGA
- a CDS encoding SAM-dependent chlorinase/fluorinase: MRPVIAFLSDFGLRDSYVGIVKGVLVSLIPDPIIIDITHDVPPHDILGGAYILGCSHAFFPVGTVFICVVDPGVGTERAGMVVCAGGRVFVAPDNGLLSEIFHRCEGWQAYRIEMERFAAQQPLSSTFHARDVFAPVAARIACGMDPRESGPPHPHPVILDLPVPNTEGETLVGEIVYEDRFGNLVTNLDRQGVTSFLKGHGGVVEVGGVICPFVQTYSDVPAGSLLALMGSDDRLEVAVSKGSALHVLRLGRGAKVLLRRS, from the coding sequence ATGAGGCCCGTTATCGCCTTCCTGAGTGATTTCGGCCTTAGGGATTCCTATGTCGGAATCGTAAAAGGGGTCCTCGTAAGTCTCATCCCGGATCCCATCATCATCGATATCACCCATGATGTCCCGCCCCATGACATCCTTGGAGGTGCCTATATCCTCGGATGTTCACATGCATTTTTTCCCGTTGGTACGGTTTTTATCTGCGTGGTGGATCCAGGCGTCGGGACTGAACGGGCAGGCATGGTCGTTTGTGCCGGTGGCCGTGTCTTCGTCGCCCCGGATAACGGCCTTCTAAGCGAGATTTTTCACCGATGCGAGGGCTGGCAGGCCTATAGGATCGAGATGGAGCGGTTTGCCGCCCAGCAGCCTCTTTCCTCGACTTTTCATGCCCGGGATGTCTTTGCGCCAGTGGCGGCACGTATCGCGTGCGGGATGGATCCCAGAGAATCAGGGCCGCCCCACCCTCACCCCGTGATCCTCGATCTTCCCGTTCCGAACACGGAAGGGGAGACCCTTGTGGGGGAGATTGTTTACGAGGACCGGTTCGGAAATCTCGTCACGAATCTCGATCGCCAAGGGGTTACCTCTTTTCTCAAAGGCCATGGTGGTGTGGTGGAGGTGGGCGGTGTGATCTGTCCCTTTGTGCAGACGTATTCTGATGTGCCCGCTGGGTCGCTTCTTGCCCTGATGGGCAGTGACGATCGTCTCGAGGTGGCCGTCTCCAAAGGGAGCGCCCTCCATGTCCTGAGATTGGGAAGGGGGGCAAAGGTCTTACTGCGTCGAAGTTGA
- a CDS encoding S-adenosylmethionine decarboxylase produces the protein MNTAQNVVHAVQDARLAGRGVAYESVRNWMPTHLLVEMWRSPFSILADAREVEKALSRASSEEDGFETSPVAEVRVHQFEPYGVSGAVRSVHANIVIHTWPENGYAALDIYASSRDHAYRVLAGIERGLLPESVQITEINRGEYLYIEDT, from the coding sequence ATGAATACAGCGCAAAATGTGGTTCATGCCGTGCAGGATGCCCGCCTCGCCGGCCGGGGCGTAGCGTATGAAAGCGTCAGAAACTGGATGCCTACCCACCTTCTCGTCGAGATGTGGAGGTCTCCTTTCTCTATCCTTGCCGACGCCCGCGAGGTCGAAAAGGCCCTTTCCCGTGCCAGTTCGGAAGAGGATGGTTTCGAGACTTCGCCAGTTGCCGAGGTAAGGGTCCATCAGTTCGAGCCGTACGGCGTATCCGGCGCAGTCAGGTCCGTACATGCCAATATAGTCATCCATACATGGCCGGAAAACGGATACGCGGCCCTGGACATCTATGCCTCGAGCCGCGATCATGCGTACCGGGTCCTTGCCGGAATCGAGCGGGGCCTGTTGCCTGAAAGCGTCCAGATAACCGAGATCAACAGGGGCGAGTACCTCTATATCGAAGACACTTGA
- a CDS encoding PAS domain S-box protein: MNEKAKFKKWLWIAATGWSLLICASFAFNSWQSWQSMLEQGRSEGEMAFLKDLSYRLWNASHGGVYVPVTESTQPNPYLHVPLRDVTTTDGQKLTLINPEHMARLVFTIGAERYGFRGRLTSLNPINPGNAPDAWEKKALQAVEKNRAEITEFLWMDGKPFMRFMRPMITEDVCLKCHREQEYKVGDIHGGISLSVPMSDLVSKAKESIWYLAFAHGAFLILGIFGLIWSNRKITQYFIASLESGEKAKADRIALQQERDMFVSGSVVIFKWKNQENWPVEYVSANVKELLGYTADEFLQGEVLYASLVHPEDIKRVADEVQSYSQSQLERFNHQPYRLIHKNGDVVWVLNYTTILRDEAGNITYYLSYLVDITEWKKSEEALRVSKERLDLVLKGAELGMWDWHIPSGKIVINERWAEMLGYTPEEIEPKLSSWEKLVHPDDLENVKAILTDHMEGRSPIFNTVLRLRTKSGEWKWILAVGKVLERDKDGKPVRMLGIHQDITERKKLEDSLKKREEQLRTLINSTPDIICFKDGQGRWLEANEADLKLFQLENVDYHGKKDSDLTKYSEFYHDAFMTCEASDEIAWQKGTLSRSIEIIPKPDGSKRVYDVIKVPIFEEDASRKGLVVLGRDITEMKKVEEQLHHEREKLFVTLQSIGDGVITTDTEGRVTFINGVAEQLTGWSQQEAAGQPLSEVFHIINEKTGEPAENPVSKVLASGTIIGLANHTALIARDGTQRSIADSAAPILDAQGKVIGVVLVFRDVTEKKRMEEERLKIKKLESVGVLAGGIAHDFNNILTAILGNISLANIYIEKDHKARLLLQEAEKASLRARDLTQQLLTFAKGGEPVRETTSIKQVITDSADFVLHGSNVRCHYAISEDLWLVDIDAGQMSQVIQNLVLNARQAMPEGGEIKITCENIADITNETGLGLPGEKWIKITIADTGCGIPEKYLDKIFDPYFTTKQQGSGLGLAITHSIITKHDGHIFVQSKPGEGTTFTIYLPASATQISSDSVEEAQKPEKTVKATILIMDDEEMILDLAKEMLSLDGHEVLLAKDGKEAIAIFRERYHSDNPVDVIIMDLIIPGGMGGKEAIKKILKIDPNAKAIVSSGYSNDPVMANYHQYGFKAALGKPFKMARLQETIKSVLG; encoded by the coding sequence ATGAACGAAAAGGCAAAATTTAAAAAATGGCTATGGATAGCTGCAACCGGCTGGTCTTTACTGATATGCGCTTCTTTTGCCTTTAACAGCTGGCAAAGTTGGCAATCCATGTTGGAGCAAGGTAGAAGCGAAGGGGAAATGGCCTTTTTAAAAGACCTTTCCTATCGTCTCTGGAACGCCAGTCATGGCGGGGTCTATGTGCCGGTAACGGAAAGCACACAGCCCAATCCTTATCTTCACGTACCGCTGAGAGATGTCACGACGACCGATGGCCAAAAACTTACCCTGATAAATCCCGAACATATGGCCAGGCTGGTTTTTACCATCGGTGCTGAACGCTATGGCTTCAGGGGGCGTCTCACCAGTCTTAACCCTATAAATCCGGGTAACGCCCCGGACGCATGGGAAAAAAAGGCATTGCAGGCAGTTGAAAAGAACCGTGCCGAGATCACAGAATTTCTGTGGATGGACGGGAAACCCTTCATGCGGTTTATGCGACCCATGATAACAGAAGATGTGTGCCTCAAATGTCACCGCGAGCAAGAATACAAGGTGGGTGATATCCACGGAGGCATCAGTTTATCAGTTCCTATGAGCGATCTCGTATCGAAAGCAAAAGAAAGTATATGGTATCTTGCCTTTGCCCATGGCGCCTTCTTAATTCTCGGTATCTTTGGGCTGATATGGAGTAATAGAAAGATAACTCAATACTTCATTGCCAGCTTGGAATCAGGTGAAAAGGCAAAAGCTGACAGGATCGCACTGCAACAGGAACGGGATATGTTTGTCAGCGGTTCAGTGGTTATTTTCAAGTGGAAAAATCAGGAAAACTGGCCGGTGGAATATGTATCGGCCAATGTAAAGGAGCTGCTTGGCTATACAGCAGATGAGTTTTTACAGGGGGAAGTTCTTTACGCCAGCCTTGTTCACCCGGAAGACATAAAGCGGGTTGCTGATGAAGTCCAAAGCTACAGCCAAAGTCAACTGGAGCGATTCAATCACCAACCCTACAGGCTCATACATAAAAATGGGGATGTAGTTTGGGTGCTGAATTACACCACTATTCTGAGGGATGAAGCAGGAAATATTACTTACTACCTGAGTTATCTTGTAGATATCACCGAATGGAAAAAGTCGGAAGAAGCTCTGCGAGTCAGTAAAGAACGTCTGGATCTGGTCTTGAAAGGAGCGGAGTTGGGGATGTGGGACTGGCACATCCCAAGCGGCAAGATCGTGATAAACGAGCGCTGGGCTGAGATGCTGGGCTACACGCCAGAGGAAATCGAGCCGAAATTAAGCAGTTGGGAGAAATTGGTGCACCCGGATGATCTGGAGAACGTGAAGGCCATTTTGACCGACCATATGGAAGGACGCAGTCCCATTTTCAACACAGTACTTCGCCTGCGGACCAAATCCGGAGAGTGGAAATGGATTCTGGCTGTCGGCAAGGTGCTTGAAAGAGATAAGGATGGCAAGCCGGTACGTATGCTTGGAATACATCAGGACATCACCGAGCGAAAAAAATTGGAAGATTCTCTTAAAAAGCGGGAAGAACAGTTAAGAACCTTAATCAACTCCACACCGGATATTATCTGCTTTAAAGACGGCCAGGGCCGCTGGCTGGAGGCAAACGAAGCCGATCTTAAATTATTCCAGTTGGAGAACGTGGATTATCACGGCAAGAAGGACAGTGACCTGACTAAATACAGCGAGTTTTATCACGACGCCTTTATGACCTGCGAAGCAAGCGATGAGATTGCCTGGCAAAAGGGGACACTGTCGCGCAGTATTGAAATTATTCCCAAACCTGATGGCAGCAAAAGGGTTTATGATGTTATTAAAGTGCCTATTTTTGAAGAAGATGCTTCGCGTAAGGGACTGGTTGTCTTAGGTAGAGATATCACCGAAATGAAAAAGGTGGAGGAACAACTGCACCATGAGCGGGAAAAGCTCTTTGTCACCCTGCAGTCTATTGGCGACGGGGTCATCACCACTGATACCGAAGGCCGGGTCACCTTTATAAATGGTGTAGCGGAACAACTGACCGGCTGGAGCCAGCAGGAGGCTGCCGGTCAGCCCTTATCAGAAGTATTCCATATCATCAACGAAAAAACCGGCGAGCCAGCAGAAAACCCGGTGAGCAAGGTGCTTGCTTCCGGGACAATCATTGGTTTAGCAAACCATACGGCTTTGATCGCGAGAGACGGCACCCAGCGAAGCATCGCCGACAGCGCCGCCCCGATTCTTGATGCACAAGGAAAAGTCATCGGTGTGGTTCTGGTCTTTCGTGATGTGACCGAGAAGAAAAGGATGGAAGAGGAGCGGCTAAAAATCAAAAAGCTCGAATCAGTGGGCGTACTTGCAGGCGGCATTGCCCACGATTTCAATAACATCCTTACTGCCATCCTCGGCAACATCAGCCTTGCAAACATCTATATTGAAAAAGATCATAAGGCGCGTCTCCTGCTGCAGGAGGCGGAAAAGGCCTCTCTCCGGGCCAGGGATCTGACCCAGCAGCTTCTTACCTTTGCCAAAGGGGGTGAGCCGGTCAGAGAAACCACATCCATCAAACAGGTCATCACAGATTCAGCGGATTTTGTCCTTCACGGCAGTAATGTCCGATGTCATTACGCTATTTCGGAGGATCTATGGCTTGTGGATATTGATGCCGGGCAGATGAGCCAGGTTATCCAGAATCTGGTGCTTAACGCTCGGCAGGCCATGCCCGAAGGCGGTGAAATCAAGATAACTTGTGAGAATATCGCAGACATCACCAATGAAACAGGCCTGGGCCTGCCGGGAGAAAAATGGATCAAAATAACCATTGCCGATACCGGCTGCGGCATCCCGGAAAAATATCTCGATAAAATCTTTGATCCCTATTTTACAACCAAGCAGCAGGGAAGCGGCTTAGGGCTTGCAATAACACACTCGATCATCACCAAGCATGACGGCCATATCTTCGTGCAATCAAAACCTGGCGAAGGCACGACCTTTACCATCTATCTGCCTGCTTCCGCCACACAGATATCCAGTGATTCAGTAGAGGAAGCGCAAAAACCGGAAAAAACCGTAAAAGCTACGATACTGATCATGGATGATGAAGAGATGATACTGGATCTGGCCAAAGAGATGCTTTCCCTTGATGGCCATGAGGTCTTGCTGGCCAAAGACGGCAAGGAGGCTATTGCCATATTTAGGGAGCGCTATCACAGCGACAATCCTGTTGATGTCATCATCATGGATTTAATCATTCCCGGCGGCATGGGCGGCAAAGAGGCCATAAAGAAAATCCTGAAAATTGACCCAAATGCAAAAGCTATCGTATCCAGCGGGTATTCGAACGATCCGGTGATGGCGAATTATCACCAGTATGGTTTTAAGGCAGCGCTCGGCAAGCCTTTTAAGATGGCCCGATTACAGGAGACGATAAAATCGGTTTTGGGGTGA